From the genome of Solanum dulcamara chromosome 12, daSolDulc1.2, whole genome shotgun sequence:
TCAATAATGTGCTAGATAAAACCTATGTATTTCGTTCTTTCAGGAATATCGCTCTCTTTTAACTATTTCATGAAGCCTAATAATCACTATGGGATATGCTTGTTTCCATCTCAGGTTCATCAAAAAAAAGATCAACCTTTAAAGCAATCTCCAGCTTTATACTTCGTCAAATTAAGTTACGGGAATTGGACAGCagcgaaaaagaaaaaacaaaacaaatatttgCATCCAAACCTTACAAGATGGGAAAACAGTCGCAAGAGCAAAGAAGTGTCCGGCTTCATGAGCCACATTTTCTGTATAATCAAGCCCAAAATGCCTTGTACACTCATCTACTAATGAGCTAAGTGGGAAGTTACTTTCAGATTTCTTCAAAGAAGCAAGGGATACCTGTTAAcattaaaaagtaaaataagatcaaaCTCTGACACCAATAAATGTTTAACTTCAAAGGAAGGTTGAAAATTGATAAGTAAGCAATGGCATATGGCCAATTACATACTATAGCTTATGCTGCAAAGTGTAAAGCCCGAGAAAGCACATTGCTTCAGAAAACACCCCCTTCCCAAATCAAAACCAGCTCAAAAGATTTCAACATTTTCTTAAGAAATACATTGTATGAATTTTTACGTGCTCCTTTTTCCCTTAATCATGATCTATCTGGAAGAAAGATAAATATTATCTTCACAATAGGACAATTTCTTTAGCAGATgtgaaagagaaaataaaaggagCTTTTTTTAATGGTTCTCATGAATATattatttagttgaaagaggCTCATCTTAAGTTCTAATTTGAGCTCAagtaataattgaagaaaaaaaataaacacaaaTTAGTTACAAACAAATTAAGTTTATTGACTAAATTCAAGCACAAGCAGAATTCATCTCACATTAAGGATGCAATTAGTGAGACATACATGTGGTTTTGTACATAAAAATTCATACATCAACTGAtcaaagagaaaagaaaacaacttgATGTAAATCAAAAGCAAAGGAGAAAAAATCAAACAATATTCTCAATGTTCAAAAGAGATTAAAGAAAATTCAATATATATAGTGTTTGTATTAAATATAACATACACAACCGACACACACACACAGAGCTATAATTTTTTCCATTAGAACCACACCAAACCCTGAGATACCTACAACAAACggcaaacacacacacacagcTATAGTTTTTTCCATTAGAACCACACCAAACCCTGAAATGCCTACAATAAACagcaaacacacacacacataatttaatgtatgttCAAGGCATTACAACCACATCAACCCCAAATAAACAACTAGTATACAGTGGCAAAGCCACCACATCGTCAGTTAATTACACTATATAGCTAGGTAACAAAATTCtcttatgtgtatatatatatatatatatatatatatccctctgtcccaatttaAGTATCCTACTTTCCTTTTCAGTCAGTCCAAAAAAAAAGCACAATGTTCTATATTTAGTAAGTTTTCCAACACAGACATCCTACATGACAAGATCAAGACCACACAATTTAAAGAACTACACACATTTTTCTTAAACATCATGCTCAGTCAAACTAAGACAGTTAAGGGAGTACTATATATTAACCCCCTTGACTTCTTCGTCGGTTTACTCCATTGATACACTTGAAAAAATCCTGACTCCGTCACTGCTAGTGAATAACGCATATATAGAAAGATAAAAATCGAATCTTTTTGAAGTGCAACTATAGATACGAAAGAAAAAGGCGAAATTTACCGATACAGTGGAGCCAGGAGCAATAGAAGAAGCAAGCATGGAAGATTCCGAAAGCCAAATTTTACAGCCTTTGGTATCCACAGCATCTTCTGATATTCTGCCAATAAAATCTGTTTTACAAATCAAAGACGGGAACTTTCTAGAAGCTTCTTCAAGACAGCACTTAAGCTCTCCTTCAGTAAATTCCACATCTGATGAACTCAAAACTGATGGAGTATCTCTAAGTTCTGATTGTGAAAGCTTTGATGATGATTTCTGATTCTTCTTCTTTGAAggcatttttttaaaagttgaaagattacaaacaaacaaaaaatgagATTTTTAATCAAACAGTTTGTGAATTGAATGGAGTGATTCTTCTTCTGCTGCTGCTGCTATGGCTGTTAAAACCCTTGTACAGAGGTTTAACACTTGGGAgggaaaaaaaatgttttcgTCCCCTAATTCTCAGGAATTGCGTTTTTGTCCTCAAAAGTTTTTAATTTTACAGATGGGTCCTTATGTCCTATGGCTATCAGTTTGTGTATTGTTATCGGGATTTAGAGAGGGTAGTGTGTACATTGTCTTACATTTATGTTGTGAAGATAAAATGTTGTTTTATTatctttttatcttattttaatttacaACTAGTGCTTGATTTTTATAGATGTGAGTTTATAACATAtattaacaaaagaaaagatgaAATTGCCTATGCAATTTGGATAGAGAGAAACCCATTAATATTTGCAAAGCCAAGCAAAATTTAAAAagcatttttattttcaaatatcatttttcacgttgaaaataaattattattttttaaaatttcacaaTAAAATATGATCAAATAAACACCTGTCAAATGCTTCATTGCAAAAAGATAACCTGTATTTGTAACATTAGAGCTTTGCTATAACTATGAAATTATTCACTCTTTACACTCTATTTTATTGAAGATGTATCGAAAATAACTCACAAGACAAAGAAAGAGTAATTTTGTAGTTGAATTAAGAGTTTGATTCTCCTAGACTCCCACATCGTTTGAAGTAAACGATTTTCTATAGATtaaaaaaggaagagaagagtGATTCTATCACTGGGCTTAGTCACGCGGGCCTGTAACCTAAGTGGGAGTAAAAAGATAATGGGAGGTTTATTATATGAAGGGCCATAAATGGGAATGAGTATTTGGGCCTAGCATGCTCTAATATGAGGGCCAGACCAAATACCACTCTGGTAGAGTTTGAAACCCTCTACCCGTTTGGGTATTCTCTCGGCTGACTTAACAGAGCAGTTGTAGTAGGAGTTCACTATGTTTGGTGGCATTAAGGTGGATCTCATATTAGAGTTCTATGGCCCAAATGCCTTCTCAAGCCTTATAATAACAACCATTATCTTTTGTAAAatactgaatatgttgttgttgtcgtccTCTCATCCTTCtactttataattttatttggaAAAATTAAGTTTGTCTCACATGCTACTCCACTTGATCAAAGAAAGCATAAGAAGAAAACTGAAAATACATCTACAGTTCATAActggaaaaagaagaagaatcaaGAATTTAAGTTCCAAATTTCCATTTCTCAATTTAGACTACTTGGAGCTCAAGTAGCACTATTTATAGAAACCAAAATAAAAGGGAGCAACAAAACAAGGGGGATTCTTGATTGATGAAACAAAGATTAAGTCATCTTCCCAGTCAGTAGGGAATCTTGCATTTTGGGGCAGCTTCAGCTagcatgatgatgatgatgcatcCAACAGGGATTTGGCTGGAGGTAATAATGCAACAGCACCTCTCTCAGAATTCGAGTACTTCTTGTAAATCACCTTTAGCCTGTGATTTGCAGCTTCAGCGTGATAGTTAACTAACAGCCTCGCGCACTCTATTACTTGAGACTCTGTGAAACCAGTGTGCAGCTTAAGTGTCCCATTCCAAAATGGTGTCCGCTTGAGAGTGTGTCGAGCAGCATAGACAGCTGAGGCAGCAATCATCGATGGGCAGTAGATAACGGTTGCATAATTCATCAACCCCAGTTCAGCCAGAAAATATACCATGCTTTCCATCTGGTGTTTACAAAGGGATTCACAGTTAGTACCATAAACTCATTGTGACACACAAATAAATAGACAAGAATTTACAAAGAACTTACTTCTGAATCAGGCAGAGAAGCTTTAATGAAACGTACGAGGAACACATAAGGTGTTGGGACTGTTAGGTACCATTCCAGTTGCCCAAGAATTTGTTTCTCCATAGTTAACACCTGATCATGACTGTAAGTTTTGTCTGCGATGCACACAAAGTCATTGACCtgaaaaatcaaattagaaCATTCAAAAAGTTGTTAGCTTTAGCCATTAGCAGCTCATGTGGTGATAGAgactttcatattttatttgatataagCTCTGGAGATATACCTCAGGAGCccaaatttcttcatatttGGAGGCTATGAGCATGGCACTAATGCCCACCAACTGTAATTCTCTTCTTGATGAAGTCTCGACAGCGAGATAGCGATCAACAATGTTGATTGTGAGGTAAAGAGTTTCTTGATTAAGTTCAAATTTGAGGTGGActtcaatcaaccaatcaatcaGAATTGCTCTCATCTTTTCGCTTATCTCAGGCTGTGAATCTATGTAGTCATGAACTC
Proteins encoded in this window:
- the LOC129876440 gene encoding G2/mitotic-specific cyclin S13-7-like, with product MASRNVIQQQNKGEVVVPGVVKQKKSMAAEGRNRKALGDIGNLATGRGVEGKPLPQKSVAVNVKVANVANGAQKVPAGRKPTQKKATVKPKPEEIIEISPDTREKQMEKKMLRKKQAAEDISKKKSTLTSTLTARSKAACGLSQKPKEQIVDIDAADVNNELAVLEYVEDIYNFYKLAESETRVHDYIDSQPEISEKMRAILIDWLIEVHLKFELNQETLYLTINIVDRYLAVETSSRRELQLVGISAMLIASKYEEIWAPEVNDFVCIADKTYSHDQVLTMEKQILGQLEWYLTVPTPYVFLVRFIKASLPDSEMESMVYFLAELGLMNYATVIYCPSMIAASAVYAARHTLKRTPFWNGTLKLHTGFTESQVIECARLLVNYHAEAANHRLKVIYKKYSNSERGAVALLPPAKSLLDASSSSC